A region of Anguilla anguilla isolate fAngAng1 chromosome 18, fAngAng1.pri, whole genome shotgun sequence DNA encodes the following proteins:
- the zgc:112285 gene encoding elastase-1, which produces MSIRSPPLLCLTLVLAVTQAVSPGRHLQPKALHLDWPKDCGLAHFKPNMAERIVSGNEARPHSWPWQVSLQVRPRGSKHYIHVCGGTLIHKNWVLTAAHCFQKGKAEEAGSWRIVLGKHQLKRSETAERIFPVRRIYRHERFRYPAHSELDYDIALVKAATDIIPSNFIRYACLPRRQTALKPGHYCWVTGWGDTRGGKENVSLAEALNQARLPIIDFKTCRQKKFWGDRVRDSMICAGFRDTEGPPAACQGDSGGPLLCQLGRDRWEVHGVVSFGPIGCTVENKPSVFTRTTAYIPWIEATRIRDFFLH; this is translated from the exons ATGAGCATCAGGAGCCCGCCCCTCTTGTGCCTCACGCTGGTGCTCGCCGTCACCCAGGCCGTCTCCCCCGGCCGCCACCTGCAGCCCAAGGCCCTTCACCTCG ACTGGCCCAAGGACTGCGGGCTCGCGCACTTCAAGCCCAACATGGCGGAGCGCATAGTGTCCGGCAACGAAGCCCGGCCGCACTCCTGGCCGTGGCAGGTCTCTCTGCAG GTTCGTCCCCGAGGGAGTAAACACTACATCCACGTGTGCGGCGGAACTCTGATCCACAAGAACTGGGTGCTCACCGCGGCACACTGCTTTCAGAA AGGGAAGGCAGAGGAAGCCGGGAGCTGGCGAATCGTCCTGGGGAAGCACCAGCTGAAGCGTTCGGAGACGGCCGAGCGCATTTTCCCCGTCCGGCGCATCTACCGCCACGAGAGGTTCCGTTACCCCGCACACAGCGAGCTGGACTACGACATCGCCCTGGTCAAGGCCGCCACCGACATCATACCCAGCAACTTCATCCGCTATGCCTGCCTGCCGCGCAGACAGACCGCCCTCAAACCGGGACACTACTGCTGGGTGACAGGCTGGGGGGACACGCGGG GTGGGAAGGAGAACGTGTCTCTGGCCGAGGCTCTGAACCAGGCCCGCCTGCCCATCATTGACTTCAAGACCTGCCGGCAGAAGAAGTTCTGGGGGGACCGCGTGCGGGACTCCATGATCTGCGCTGGCTTCCGCGACACGGAGGGGCCGCCGGCCGCCTGTCAG GGGGACTCGGGGGGGCCCCTCCTGTGCCAGCTGGGGCGTGACCGGTGGGAGGTGCACGGCGTGGTGAGCTTCGGGCCAATCGGCTGCACCGTGGAGAACAAGCCCAGCGTCTTCACCCGCACCACCGCCTACATCCCCTGGATCGAGGCCACCCGGATCCGGGACTTCTTCCTGCactga